Proteins from a genomic interval of Candidatus Binataceae bacterium:
- a CDS encoding TldD/PmbA family protein, giving the protein MRFEAMFARTATASDGDARDSSASEAAAFGVRVHCAGRDSVVGRGFTGVEIGRLALSKTKLAAALNSALNEALERARADLREKSATLKLLGAKAANLMALDLVEPSTKCDNAAATYVCDPRGLDHGELDRACREASAAVCGLGNEIAFNAVSALAELRHELFVNSAGSIISQAFAFSQGDCYIVAQTADGHQETWDVIGDQRGFETLADGSRDELSPHPDLHTFALELGKETRELAAAPALKPPDDEVVVVTDPHFNALVAHEIIGHPCEADRALKMEAAYAGRSWLLRSLAANEIGRPIGSPLLWACSDPTLAGFGHYRYDHEGTRARRKLHVEAGVFRGFLNSRATAAALGVEPNGSSRASEAWHMPLIRMSNTFFMPGASDPAAMIADVERGYYVCGNQIPSIAESRENFRISARRVYAIEHGRLGRLYRAGSLMSDSKRYFMNIDGVGNDLRLFAIPNCGKGQPMQVKRMSNGGPTLRSRARLGGG; this is encoded by the coding sequence ATGCGTTTCGAGGCAATGTTCGCCCGCACCGCTACCGCCAGCGACGGCGATGCGCGCGACAGTTCGGCGAGCGAAGCCGCCGCCTTCGGTGTGCGCGTGCATTGCGCCGGCCGCGACAGCGTCGTCGGCCGCGGCTTTACCGGTGTGGAGATCGGGCGTCTCGCGCTGAGCAAAACCAAGCTGGCTGCGGCCTTGAACAGCGCCCTCAACGAAGCCCTGGAGCGCGCGCGTGCCGACCTGCGTGAAAAAAGCGCGACGCTGAAACTTCTCGGCGCTAAGGCCGCGAACCTGATGGCGCTAGATCTCGTCGAGCCCTCCACCAAGTGCGACAACGCCGCCGCGACCTATGTGTGCGATCCGCGCGGCCTCGACCACGGCGAACTGGATCGCGCCTGCCGCGAGGCTTCCGCCGCAGTCTGTGGTCTCGGCAACGAGATCGCCTTCAATGCAGTTTCGGCGCTCGCTGAACTCCGCCACGAGCTTTTCGTCAACTCTGCCGGGTCGATCATCTCGCAGGCCTTCGCCTTCTCGCAGGGTGATTGTTACATTGTGGCGCAGACTGCGGACGGCCATCAGGAGACTTGGGATGTGATCGGCGATCAGCGCGGCTTCGAGACCCTCGCCGATGGCTCGCGCGACGAGTTATCGCCCCATCCGGATTTGCACACCTTCGCGCTGGAGTTGGGCAAGGAAACCCGTGAGCTTGCCGCCGCACCCGCGCTCAAGCCGCCCGACGATGAAGTGGTCGTCGTCACTGATCCGCACTTCAACGCCCTGGTCGCTCACGAGATCATCGGCCATCCCTGCGAGGCCGACCGCGCGCTCAAGATGGAAGCCGCCTACGCCGGCCGCAGTTGGCTGCTGCGCTCGCTCGCGGCGAACGAAATCGGGCGTCCGATCGGTTCACCGCTGCTATGGGCCTGTTCCGATCCGACTCTTGCCGGGTTCGGTCACTATCGTTACGACCACGAGGGCACTCGCGCGCGCCGCAAGCTGCACGTCGAGGCCGGAGTCTTCCGCGGCTTTCTGAATTCGCGCGCCACCGCCGCGGCGCTCGGCGTCGAACCCAACGGTTCGTCGCGCGCGAGCGAAGCCTGGCATATGCCACTCATCCGGATGTCAAACACTTTCTTTATGCCCGGCGCGAGCGATCCCGCGGCGATGATCGCCGACGTCGAGCGCGGCTATTACGTCTGCGGCAACCAGATTCCCTCGATCGCGGAATCGCGCGAGAATTTCCGCATCTCCGCCCGCCGCGTGTACGCGATCGAGCATGGCCGCCTGGGCCGGCTCTATCGCGCGGGCAGCCTGATGAGCGATTCGAAGCGCTACTTCATGAATATCGACGGGGTCGGCAACGACCTCCGCCTCTTCGCCATCCCGAATTGCGGCAAGGGTCAGCCGATGCAGGTCAAGCGCATGTCCAACGGCGGCCCGACGCTGCGTTCGCGCGCGCGACTCGGCGGCGGCTGA
- a CDS encoding vitamin K epoxide reductase family protein codes for MFHNTAGTTWLSVISNRVREREVRRQVVSERIRQAVVSGNFLESYVPGRVPALLLEFLKMVTGSILGFWILTELLTHTIHANPLYVLAAFGLIYSLQTTYYKYRLSADPDYKIPRCRCSGARNDHTEAVLQSPESATFGIPNSAFGVALYVTLLFLIYVKAPGAALLFALTAVLISAYLSYVMVIRIKSLCMKCINVAALNALILWQLLR; via the coding sequence ATGTTTCATAATACGGCTGGGACCACGTGGTTGAGCGTGATTTCGAATCGGGTGCGCGAGCGGGAAGTGCGGCGTCAGGTTGTATCGGAGCGTATCCGACAAGCTGTGGTTTCGGGCAATTTCCTTGAGAGTTACGTCCCAGGCCGGGTCCCAGCCTTGTTGCTGGAGTTTCTCAAGATGGTAACCGGGTCGATTCTCGGCTTTTGGATTCTGACCGAGTTGCTGACGCACACCATCCACGCAAATCCACTGTACGTACTGGCGGCGTTCGGCCTGATCTATTCGCTGCAGACTACCTACTACAAATACAGACTCTCGGCGGATCCCGATTACAAGATACCGCGGTGCCGGTGTAGCGGAGCCCGCAATGACCATACTGAGGCTGTGCTGCAAAGTCCGGAAAGCGCGACTTTCGGGATTCCGAATTCCGCGTTCGGCGTTGCGCTCTACGTTACGTTATTATTTCTGATTTACGTGAAAGCGCCGGGAGCGGCGCTACTGTTTGCACTTACCGCGGTCCTGATCAGCGCCTATTTAAGCTATGTAATGGTGATCAGGATCAAAAGCCTGTGCATGAAGTGTATCAACGTCGCAGCATTGAACGCGTTGATTTTGTGGCAACTGTTGCGCTGA
- a CDS encoding BamA/TamA family outer membrane protein has product MKRFYRAVLVALIFFGATLPVFAFSLMQPQSWPPPYNPSSWPAPLNPANWPFTLIPIPEVATDPNGGVTFGVLFAALFENQHKEITSIFAPDINDNTDLGPGGAVRYFAYPSADTQWYALAEAHQTIQRQVDLDYATGRTLEKWWSFEGRIFFERDPTERFFGIGNDSRESGQSNYTTQQVYVSGKFGWNITKNLQLAIVARPRYVRILKGAFNSLPQTTALYPKVKGINGGSEIYNEIRATYDTRDSVDIPRAGGLITLYEGNADRRFLSSVSYNRMGTDFRHYWTVMPRLTIAAHAYIQYTPAGRETPFWSMARLGGEDSLLYDQETLRGYGVGRFTDNNLSVANFEFRTRVYDTDIVGTHAIAEIAPFAEAGRVFRKLSEDPATDLHPVGGIGFRGIAEPFVAGYVDVGYGGEGAAVFSGINYPF; this is encoded by the coding sequence ATGAAGCGCTTTTACCGAGCGGTCCTGGTTGCGCTGATTTTCTTTGGCGCAACCCTTCCGGTGTTTGCGTTCAGCTTGATGCAACCGCAATCGTGGCCGCCGCCTTATAATCCGTCGTCGTGGCCCGCGCCGCTCAATCCGGCTAACTGGCCCTTTACGCTGATTCCGATTCCTGAGGTCGCAACCGATCCCAACGGCGGCGTCACCTTCGGTGTCTTGTTCGCCGCGCTTTTCGAGAATCAACATAAAGAGATCACCAGCATCTTTGCCCCCGACATCAACGACAATACCGACCTCGGACCCGGCGGCGCAGTGCGCTACTTCGCTTACCCTTCGGCCGATACCCAGTGGTACGCGCTCGCGGAGGCGCACCAGACTATCCAGCGTCAAGTGGATTTGGATTACGCCACCGGCAGGACGTTGGAGAAATGGTGGTCGTTCGAGGGCCGCATCTTCTTCGAGCGCGATCCTACCGAACGTTTTTTCGGGATTGGCAACGATTCCCGCGAAAGCGGCCAGAGCAACTACACCACTCAGCAGGTCTACGTGAGCGGCAAGTTCGGCTGGAACATTACGAAGAACCTGCAACTCGCCATCGTCGCGCGCCCGCGCTACGTCAGGATTCTGAAGGGCGCCTTTAATTCCCTCCCCCAAACCACCGCGCTCTATCCCAAGGTCAAGGGCATCAACGGCGGCTCCGAAATCTACAACGAAATCCGCGCCACCTATGATACGCGCGACTCGGTTGACATCCCGCGCGCAGGCGGCCTCATCACGCTCTATGAGGGTAACGCTGATCGGCGATTTCTGAGCTCCGTCTCATACAACCGTATGGGCACAGACTTCCGCCATTACTGGACCGTCATGCCGCGTCTGACGATCGCGGCGCACGCGTATATCCAGTACACGCCGGCCGGCCGCGAGACGCCGTTCTGGTCAATGGCGCGACTCGGCGGTGAGGACAGCCTGCTCTACGATCAGGAAACCTTGCGTGGCTATGGCGTGGGCCGCTTCACCGACAACAATCTTTCAGTCGCTAATTTCGAGTTCCGTACGCGGGTCTATGACACCGATATAGTCGGCACTCATGCTATCGCCGAAATCGCGCCGTTTGCCGAAGCCGGCCGCGTCTTCCGTAAGCTCTCTGAGGATCCCGCAACCGATCTCCATCCGGTCGGCGGCATCGGCTTTCGCGGGATTGCCGAGCCGTTCGTGGCTGGCTACGTCGATGTCGGCTATGGGGGCGAGGGCGCCGCGGTCTTCTCCGGCATCAACTATCCCTTCTAG
- a CDS encoding thiamine pyrophosphate-binding protein: protein MAKADGGELVARIMRENRARYCFAINGGHLFPILAQLRSHEIKLIHMRHEQATAYAADAYARMTGEPGICMVTAGCGLTNAVTGLSLAAMTNSAVVCVSGQHPNTEDHQGSFQEAYGSDILRSFAKYTKRVTDWSTIEFDMRLAFREAMTPPQGVALVEIPQNILYAGGEDSKQRAGGMPFTLDDTRSAGDPAKIDKAVEMLHAAERPLIAGGDGLFWSQAAAELKEFVELTNIPVYARRAGQGSVSEEHPLAIRGAFKKPFTGRADVVLTLGFRFWSGEHFGRPPTWNDKAKYIQVDPTASRIGWQVPAEIPIVGDPKLVLRQMINRIKEAKLDFSKNRNSSWVKELAEVRGNFDRQVVEGAKKFATNRPIHPARLTRDLVSVLDKNATVVIDSFTLSGWMSQSFVCRFPGSVIDAGPLAPVGHGFGMGIGVQLARPGAQVALVMGDGGLGIGGWDMETAARYKLPIVCVLWNNSSWGPSFEAMPMLKDRTDPFNMLQEIRYDKIFEEMGCHGEHVTNPDDITPALERAFNSGKPAVVSIVGDKTVGHPTLGGNLLGSTGSN, encoded by the coding sequence ATGGCCAAAGCAGACGGCGGCGAACTAGTCGCGCGAATTATGCGCGAGAACCGCGCGCGCTATTGTTTCGCGATCAACGGCGGGCATCTGTTCCCGATTCTCGCGCAATTGCGCAGCCACGAGATCAAGCTCATCCATATGCGTCACGAGCAGGCAACGGCCTACGCTGCCGACGCCTATGCGCGGATGACGGGAGAACCCGGTATCTGCATGGTGACGGCAGGATGCGGATTGACCAACGCGGTGACCGGCCTCAGCCTCGCCGCGATGACCAACAGCGCCGTGGTCTGCGTCTCCGGGCAGCATCCGAACACGGAGGATCATCAGGGCTCATTCCAGGAGGCCTACGGTTCCGACATTCTGCGCAGCTTCGCGAAGTATACGAAGCGCGTCACCGACTGGAGCACGATCGAGTTCGACATGCGGCTGGCCTTCCGCGAGGCGATGACACCGCCACAGGGCGTCGCTCTGGTGGAGATTCCGCAGAACATACTTTATGCGGGCGGCGAGGACTCGAAGCAGCGTGCGGGCGGAATGCCGTTCACGCTCGACGACACGCGCTCGGCGGGCGATCCGGCGAAGATCGACAAAGCGGTCGAGATGCTGCATGCGGCCGAGCGGCCGCTGATCGCCGGCGGCGACGGACTGTTCTGGTCGCAGGCCGCGGCAGAACTTAAAGAGTTTGTTGAACTTACGAATATTCCGGTCTATGCGCGCCGCGCCGGACAGGGTTCGGTCTCGGAAGAGCATCCGCTGGCGATTCGCGGCGCCTTCAAGAAGCCCTTCACCGGCCGCGCCGACGTCGTCCTGACGCTGGGCTTCCGCTTCTGGAGCGGCGAGCATTTCGGCCGTCCGCCGACCTGGAATGACAAGGCCAAGTACATCCAGGTCGATCCGACCGCGAGCCGGATCGGCTGGCAGGTGCCGGCGGAGATTCCGATCGTGGGCGATCCGAAGTTGGTGCTGCGCCAGATGATCAATCGCATCAAAGAGGCGAAGCTCGACTTCTCGAAGAACCGCAACTCGAGCTGGGTCAAGGAGCTGGCGGAGGTGCGTGGAAATTTCGACCGCCAGGTGGTCGAGGGGGCGAAGAAATTTGCAACCAATCGGCCGATTCATCCGGCGCGGCTGACGCGTGATCTGGTTTCGGTGCTCGACAAGAATGCGACGGTAGTGATCGACAGCTTCACGCTCTCGGGCTGGATGTCGCAGAGTTTCGTCTGCCGCTTTCCGGGCTCGGTGATTGATGCCGGACCGCTGGCCCCGGTCGGCCACGGCTTCGGGATGGGTATCGGCGTGCAGTTGGCGCGGCCCGGAGCGCAGGTCGCACTGGTGATGGGCGACGGCGGCCTCGGGATCGGCGGCTGGGATATGGAGACGGCGGCGCGCTACAAGCTGCCGATCGTCTGCGTCTTGTGGAACAACAGCTCGTGGGGCCCGAGCTTCGAGGCGATGCCGATGCTCAAGGATCGCACCGACCCGTTCAACATGCTTCAGGAGATTCGCTACGACAAGATCTTCGAGGAGATGGGCTGCCACGGCGAGCACGTGACGAATCCCGACGACATCACACCGGCGCTCGAACGGGCCTTCAATTCGGGCAAACCGGCGGTGGTGAGTATCGTCGGCGACAAGACGGTTGGCCATCCGACCCTCGGCGGCAATCTACTGGGCTCGACCGGCTCGAACTAG
- a CDS encoding metallopeptidase TldD-related protein, whose amino-acid sequence MHSLNELKQFAHTASALIARDKEIAAHEVYCSSAEHRVARLNYTSDIPSRGVEELKSLNAGGFAIRIVMRRDAHEAGFAAIAGDFSPASVRDALAKARNSLLVDPHFPGLPAEPRSFSTGAAGVASDLITTGDGQIAHAAWSILAGALATFDQRAPLKLAHPGLIIGGDLSLIRDRVALASSAFADVRADENAFFLSSITALIESLEAKGTATAIGTTLAAMELVSAHLGRDAVLRALDLRHGERLAGGSYRVVLGPQPLAEIVNYVVMGSVTTGAFHAANSAFHGRFGAQVMDARLNLIDDPQAKIGPVRRRITCEGLPASPTEIIREGKLIGLLSNYYDRHRLLSDEHRAEKLGTAAAIDNLDFPPVSAYRLGEGGARRFDAHPGAAGTNVIMRTRGGVDEKELIASVRDGIYVGRVWYTYPINGQRAGDFTCTISGDSWVIRDGKLAAPLAPNCLRINANIEQIFSKPLAVGKKSEAAIVWGAPEAYFMPAIAVEGLTLSAVNPH is encoded by the coding sequence ATGCACAGCCTCAACGAGCTGAAGCAGTTCGCACACACGGCTTCTGCACTAATCGCGCGCGACAAGGAGATCGCCGCACACGAGGTCTATTGTTCCAGCGCCGAGCATCGTGTCGCCCGCCTCAATTACACCTCCGATATACCTTCGCGCGGGGTCGAGGAGTTGAAATCGCTGAACGCGGGCGGCTTCGCCATACGAATCGTTATGCGGCGGGACGCGCACGAAGCCGGCTTCGCCGCCATCGCCGGAGATTTCAGTCCGGCATCGGTGCGTGACGCGCTGGCCAAGGCGCGTAATTCGTTGCTGGTCGATCCGCATTTCCCGGGCCTGCCCGCCGAGCCGCGCAGCTTTTCCACCGGCGCCGCCGGCGTCGCAAGCGATCTGATCACGACCGGAGATGGCCAAATCGCACACGCTGCCTGGAGCATCCTCGCCGGCGCGCTCGCGACTTTTGATCAACGCGCGCCCTTGAAGCTCGCCCATCCTGGACTGATTATCGGCGGCGACCTATCGTTGATTCGCGATCGCGTAGCGCTCGCCAGCTCGGCCTTTGCCGACGTGCGGGCCGACGAGAACGCCTTTTTCCTCTCTTCGATTACGGCCCTGATCGAATCGCTCGAAGCCAAAGGCACCGCCACCGCGATCGGGACGACGTTAGCCGCGATGGAACTTGTAAGCGCGCACCTGGGACGCGACGCCGTGCTGCGCGCGCTCGACCTGCGTCACGGCGAACGGCTTGCGGGCGGCAGTTATCGTGTCGTGCTGGGGCCGCAGCCGCTGGCCGAAATCGTCAATTATGTCGTGATGGGCTCTGTTACCACCGGCGCTTTCCACGCGGCGAATTCAGCCTTTCACGGCCGCTTCGGCGCTCAGGTGATGGACGCCCGCCTCAACCTGATCGATGATCCGCAGGCGAAAATCGGACCCGTCCGCCGCCGCATCACCTGCGAGGGTCTGCCCGCGTCTCCCACCGAGATCATCCGCGAAGGCAAACTGATCGGGCTGCTCTCGAACTATTACGATCGTCACCGACTGCTCTCCGACGAGCATCGCGCCGAAAAACTCGGTACCGCGGCTGCCATCGATAATCTCGACTTTCCGCCCGTGAGCGCCTATCGCCTGGGCGAAGGCGGCGCGCGCCGTTTCGACGCCCATCCGGGCGCCGCCGGCACCAACGTGATCATGCGCACGCGCGGCGGCGTCGATGAAAAGGAACTGATCGCCTCCGTCCGCGACGGCATCTACGTCGGCCGCGTCTGGTACACCTATCCGATCAACGGGCAGCGCGCCGGCGATTTCACTTGCACGATCAGCGGCGATTCCTGGGTCATCCGCGACGGCAAGCTCGCGGCGCCGCTGGCGCCCAACTGCCTGCGCATCAATGCGAATATCGAGCAGATCTTCTCGAAGCCGCTGGCGGTTGGAAAAAAGTCCGAAGCGGCGATCGTTTGGGGCGCGCCCGAAGCCTATTTCATGCCCGCGATCGCGGTCGAAGGTCTCACGCTATCCGCCGTCAATCCGCACTAG
- a CDS encoding Mrp/NBP35 family ATP-binding protein: MKEISTADVLTALARVSYPGYSIDLVALGIIEEVTPNDAGGFAVTLRNAGDKEATLKEIARRVHEALAHDLGVAKIEFKVHKIEPELGEKTGRTRLAGTRWVVAVASGKGGVGKSTVAANLAVALSRLGYKVGLLDADIYGPSVPMMFGVAGEKPRSAGGQSFFPIEKFGIKLISIGFFLTDKTPVIWRGPMVMSAVRQFLQDTLWGTQDFLIVDLPPGTGDAQLTLAQLVELDGVVIVTTPQDVALADALRAVRMFRQVHCPLLGVVENMSYFTCPDCGEREDLFGHGGGEKMGRAEALELLAALPLYAEIRAAGDSGTPITLRQPEHPSSLAFVELARRVAAAMPEH, from the coding sequence ATGAAAGAAATCTCGACAGCGGATGTCCTGACGGCGCTGGCGCGGGTGAGTTACCCGGGTTATTCCATCGATCTGGTCGCGCTCGGAATCATCGAGGAGGTGACGCCCAACGACGCCGGCGGCTTTGCCGTCACCCTCCGTAATGCAGGCGACAAAGAGGCCACGCTCAAGGAAATTGCGCGGCGGGTCCACGAGGCGCTCGCCCACGATCTTGGCGTCGCCAAGATCGAATTCAAGGTCCATAAGATCGAGCCTGAGCTCGGCGAGAAGACCGGACGGACGCGGCTTGCCGGGACGCGCTGGGTGGTGGCCGTGGCTAGCGGCAAAGGCGGCGTCGGCAAGTCCACGGTCGCGGCGAATCTCGCGGTGGCGCTCAGCCGCCTCGGCTACAAGGTGGGTTTGCTCGACGCCGATATCTACGGCCCGTCGGTCCCGATGATGTTCGGGGTCGCGGGCGAGAAACCCCGCTCGGCGGGTGGGCAGAGTTTTTTCCCGATCGAAAAGTTCGGCATCAAGCTGATCTCGATCGGATTTTTTCTCACCGACAAGACGCCGGTTATCTGGCGCGGCCCGATGGTGATGAGCGCGGTGCGCCAGTTCTTGCAGGACACGCTCTGGGGCACCCAGGATTTTCTCATCGTCGATCTGCCCCCGGGCACCGGCGACGCCCAGCTCACGCTCGCGCAGTTGGTGGAACTCGATGGCGTCGTGATCGTGACGACGCCGCAGGACGTTGCGCTCGCGGACGCCCTCCGCGCCGTCCGGATGTTCCGCCAAGTGCATTGCCCACTCCTCGGCGTGGTTGAAAACATGAGCTACTTCACCTGTCCCGACTGCGGTGAACGCGAAGATCTGTTCGGCCATGGCGGCGGCGAGAAGATGGGCCGCGCAGAGGCTCTGGAGCTTCTGGCGGCGCTCCCGCTTTACGCAGAAATTCGCGCGGCGGGAGACAGCGGTACGCCAATCACGCTGCGCCAGCCCGAGCATCCGTCGAGCCTCGCCTTCGTCGAACTCGCGCGCCGCGTCGCCGCCGCGATGCCGGAGCATTAG
- a CDS encoding 4Fe-4S dicluster domain-containing protein produces MATIITEECINCGACLPRCPNNAIYVGGAPWERDGTSHPPIAEDIYYIAPEKCTECVGFFDHEECAAICPVDCCIPDPQIPEAEAALLERARSLHPDVRFATPFPSRFSATAKS; encoded by the coding sequence ATGGCAACAATAATAACTGAGGAGTGCATCAACTGCGGCGCCTGCCTGCCGCGATGCCCAAACAACGCAATCTATGTCGGCGGTGCGCCGTGGGAGAGGGACGGCACGAGCCATCCGCCGATCGCTGAGGACATCTATTATATCGCGCCGGAAAAATGCACCGAGTGCGTCGGCTTCTTCGACCATGAGGAATGCGCCGCGATCTGTCCGGTCGATTGCTGCATCCCCGATCCGCAGATTCCCGAAGCTGAAGCGGCGCTGCTCGAGCGCGCCCGCAGCCTTCATCCGGACGTCCGCTTCGCGACGCCCTTCCCTTCCCGGTTCAGCGCCACCGCGAAGTCCTGA
- a CDS encoding MFS transporter, whose amino-acid sequence MISPTPQNKQDGPRAASSAGVDYKAIALLSAAHLSDDVNQGVVPAMLPFFIAANHLTYAAAAGLVLAQTLSASVAQPAFGMLADRRPSPWLIPAGLMLAGVGVAISGLAPSYALIFAAIALSGLGISAFHPEAARRVRYLSGSRQATTMSLFTVGGMVGFALGPLFITPTLIAFGTRGALVLAAPVIAMGAAVTWQLPRITTVHESNRHNARALAEAPERWSDFVRLTAVVISRSITFFGLNTFVPLYWIHVLHGSQSGAGLALTTMLFAVAVGTLIGGRLADSYGRRIVIVVSLAVVVPLIMLFLSLNNLIAAGAMLIPVGIVLAASNSVVVVMAQEYLPNRVGLAAGVTLGLSMTIGGLLMPLFGTIADHYGLARALFVLGLLPAIGFVLSLGLTESTGSIDEISATVATKSTRSMLRR is encoded by the coding sequence TTGATCAGCCCAACGCCGCAGAACAAGCAGGACGGTCCGCGAGCCGCATCGAGCGCCGGAGTCGACTACAAGGCGATCGCGCTGCTCTCGGCCGCCCATCTCTCGGACGACGTCAATCAGGGCGTCGTGCCGGCGATGTTGCCGTTCTTCATCGCCGCCAACCACCTGACCTACGCCGCTGCGGCTGGGCTCGTGCTCGCGCAGACGTTGTCGGCGTCGGTCGCGCAACCTGCCTTTGGGATGCTCGCCGATCGGCGGCCGTCGCCGTGGTTGATTCCGGCCGGCCTGATGCTCGCCGGCGTCGGCGTCGCGATCAGCGGCCTCGCGCCGAGCTATGCGCTGATCTTCGCCGCGATCGCACTGAGCGGTCTCGGCATCTCGGCCTTTCATCCCGAGGCGGCGCGTCGCGTCCGCTACCTGAGCGGCTCGCGGCAGGCGACGACTATGAGCCTGTTCACGGTCGGTGGGATGGTCGGTTTCGCCCTCGGACCGTTATTTATCACCCCGACCCTGATTGCCTTCGGGACGCGCGGTGCGCTCGTGCTGGCAGCTCCCGTCATCGCCATGGGCGCGGCGGTGACGTGGCAACTGCCGCGCATCACGACGGTGCATGAATCCAATCGCCACAATGCGCGTGCGCTCGCTGAGGCGCCCGAGCGCTGGAGCGACTTCGTCCGGCTGACCGCGGTCGTAATCTCCCGCTCGATCACATTTTTTGGCCTAAACACCTTTGTGCCGCTCTATTGGATCCATGTCCTGCACGGCTCGCAGAGCGGCGCCGGCCTCGCTCTCACTACGATGCTCTTCGCCGTCGCCGTCGGGACGCTGATCGGCGGCCGGCTCGCCGACAGCTACGGACGGCGGATCGTGATCGTGGTCTCGCTCGCCGTCGTGGTTCCTTTGATCATGCTGTTTCTCAGCCTCAATAACCTGATCGCGGCCGGTGCGATGCTTATTCCCGTCGGAATCGTACTGGCGGCGTCGAACAGCGTCGTCGTCGTGATGGCGCAGGAATATCTGCCCAATCGCGTCGGCCTCGCCGCGGGCGTGACGCTGGGGCTTTCGATGACCATCGGCGGGCTCCTGATGCCGCTCTTCGGGACGATCGCCGACCACTACGGCTTGGCGCGCGCGCTGTTTGTGCTGGGGCTGCTGCCGGCGATTGGCTTCGTCCTGAGCCTCGGTCTGACCGAAAGCACCGGCTCGATCGATGAAATCAGCGCAACAGTTGCCACAAAATCAACGCGTTCAATGCTGCGACGTTGA
- a CDS encoding CoA transferase, with protein MEKALAGVKVLDLTQFEAGPSCTEMLAWLGAEVIKVEPPKMGEQGRWMLTEKPGVDSHYFMLLNANKRSITLNLKSERGRDMLIALVKQVDILSENYSLGTLESFGLGYDRLREINPRLIYLTIKGFGTFGPYSKYKSFDMIAQATGGAFSLTGYPDSPPLRPGPTIGDTGTGMHAAIGILAAYIQRQATGKGQKVELAMQEAVFNFVRVPMMATHLTHEPVVRNGSRVGAGIIGDTFKCAPGGPNDYVYMLATSPEMWNAMWNTIGRPDVLTDPRFSDRKERIQHFDELTAILEGWTSQHTKHDVMRMMGEAGVPCGAVFDTVELLNDPHMRERGMVVTIDHPVRGKFTMPGCPVRLEDSPVEVKSAPLLGQHNSEIYGQMLGMTAADLDQLSQQGVI; from the coding sequence ATGGAAAAAGCACTTGCGGGAGTGAAGGTTCTTGATCTGACGCAATTCGAGGCCGGGCCCTCGTGCACCGAGATGCTGGCGTGGCTGGGAGCGGAGGTGATCAAGGTCGAACCGCCCAAGATGGGCGAGCAGGGCCGCTGGATGCTGACCGAGAAGCCCGGCGTCGATTCCCATTACTTCATGCTGCTCAATGCGAACAAGCGCAGCATCACGCTCAATCTCAAATCCGAACGCGGTCGCGATATGCTGATCGCGCTGGTCAAGCAAGTCGATATTTTGAGCGAGAACTACTCGCTGGGCACCCTAGAAAGCTTCGGCCTCGGCTACGATCGCTTGCGCGAGATCAATCCGCGCCTGATCTACCTGACGATCAAGGGCTTCGGCACCTTCGGTCCCTACAGCAAGTACAAGAGCTTCGACATGATCGCGCAGGCGACCGGTGGTGCATTTTCACTGACCGGTTATCCCGATTCGCCGCCACTGCGGCCCGGTCCCACGATCGGTGACACCGGCACCGGGATGCACGCCGCGATCGGCATCCTTGCCGCGTATATACAGCGCCAAGCCACCGGCAAGGGGCAAAAGGTCGAACTCGCGATGCAGGAAGCGGTCTTCAATTTCGTCCGCGTCCCCATGATGGCCACCCATCTGACCCACGAGCCGGTCGTCCGCAACGGCAGCCGCGTGGGCGCCGGCATCATCGGCGATACCTTCAAATGCGCGCCCGGCGGTCCCAACGACTACGTCTATATGCTCGCCACTTCGCCCGAGATGTGGAACGCGATGTGGAACACGATCGGCCGCCCCGATGTGCTTACTGACCCGCGCTTCAGCGATCGCAAGGAACGCATCCAGCACTTCGACGAGCTTACCGCCATCCTCGAAGGCTGGACCAGTCAGCACACCAAGCATGACGTGATGCGGATGATGGGCGAAGCGGGTGTCCCGTGCGGCGCGGTGTTCGATACCGTCGAGCTGCTCAACGATCCGCACATGCGGGAACGCGGGATGGTCGTTACGATCGACCATCCGGTGCGCGGCAAATTCACGATGCCCGGATGTCCGGTGCGGCTTGAGGATTCCCCGGTCGAGGTCAAAAGCGCTCCGTTGCTGGGTCAGCACAACTCCGAAATTTATGGACAGATGCTCGGCATGACCGCCGCGGACCTTGATCAGTTGAGTCAGCAGGGCGTCATCTGA